A DNA window from Lujinxingia litoralis contains the following coding sequences:
- a CDS encoding EAL domain-containing protein, with amino-acid sequence MWEDDPFGGMEQQALEELSEAVREEDASQAWSTPGVLSQVIGQVSCAVAERRCSGLWLIDTTQLEGWERQQGAGAFDGFMGRLFEAVERAKGERDVVCLEGEGGDTVVVFVMGDAFLGEREMARLSTELLGGFERGQMVMEQALERVALGSAMVLPNASVDPRRQVYRAIRRARGEAQEAYHDQQRRRSRVVGHLIAQRKIRTLYQPVVRLKDRRVEGYEALSRADGGEAQRLGVHLFVAASRAELEGELDQACRMLSVERRPPIGEEGRLFLNCLPPTFYASNPELKALLQGWGESGMRPEQLVFEVTEQITYEQFVRIMPTVRTLREEGYRFALDDVGTGAANLRLLAELEPDYIKMDLELTRGIARSERKRALAHYLQELAIRSGAELIAEGIETFDDLEVLESLGVALGQGYLLGEPREASAWWETMGEALLSDDA; translated from the coding sequence ATGTGGGAAGACGATCCCTTTGGTGGCATGGAGCAGCAGGCTCTGGAGGAGCTTTCGGAGGCGGTGCGCGAGGAAGATGCCTCCCAGGCGTGGAGTACCCCGGGGGTGCTCAGCCAGGTGATAGGGCAGGTGAGCTGTGCGGTGGCCGAGCGGCGATGCTCCGGGTTGTGGCTGATCGATACCACGCAGCTTGAGGGGTGGGAGCGTCAGCAGGGGGCGGGAGCGTTTGATGGGTTTATGGGGAGGCTATTTGAGGCCGTGGAGCGGGCGAAGGGGGAGCGGGATGTGGTCTGCCTGGAGGGAGAGGGCGGCGATACGGTGGTCGTGTTTGTGATGGGGGATGCATTTCTGGGGGAGCGGGAGATGGCGCGGCTGAGCACGGAGCTGCTCGGCGGGTTTGAACGGGGCCAGATGGTGATGGAACAGGCGTTGGAGCGGGTCGCGCTGGGAAGCGCCATGGTGTTGCCCAATGCGTCGGTGGATCCCCGGCGACAGGTCTATCGGGCGATTCGTCGGGCGCGGGGCGAGGCGCAGGAGGCCTACCATGATCAGCAGCGTCGCCGCAGCCGGGTGGTAGGGCATCTGATCGCGCAGCGGAAGATCAGGACGTTGTATCAGCCGGTGGTGCGTCTGAAGGACCGGCGTGTGGAGGGGTACGAGGCGCTGAGTCGCGCCGATGGCGGAGAGGCCCAGCGTTTGGGAGTGCATCTCTTTGTGGCGGCGTCTCGGGCGGAGCTGGAGGGGGAGCTTGATCAGGCCTGCCGGATGCTCTCCGTGGAGCGTCGCCCGCCGATCGGGGAGGAGGGGCGGCTCTTTTTGAATTGCCTTCCGCCGACCTTTTATGCGTCGAATCCGGAGTTGAAAGCGTTGCTGCAGGGGTGGGGGGAGTCCGGGATGCGGCCGGAGCAACTGGTTTTTGAGGTGACCGAGCAGATCACCTACGAGCAGTTTGTAAGGATCATGCCTACGGTGCGTACCTTGAGAGAGGAGGGGTATCGGTTTGCGCTAGATGATGTGGGCACCGGAGCGGCGAACCTGCGTCTTCTGGCCGAGCTGGAGCCAGACTACATCAAGATGGATCTGGAGCTGACCCGCGGCATTGCCCGAAGCGAGCGCAAGCGGGCGCTGGCGCACTACCTCCAGGAGTTGGCGATACGAAGCGGGGCGGAGCTGATCGCCGAAGGGATTGAAACCTTTGATGATCTGGAGGTGCTGGAGTCTTTGGGGGTGGCGCTGGGGCAGGGGTATTTGCTCGGGGAGCCTCGGGAGGCCAGCGCCTGGTGGGAGACCATGGGTGAGGCGCTTTTGAGCGATGATGCATGA
- the pyrC gene encoding dihydroorotase, translating to MTRWVIRDVMVFGDGERREADVLIDGERIARVGDVGDVGAAEEVGGQGLWLWPGVIDAHVHFREPGPTHKEDWESGSAAAVSGGVTSVIEMPNTRPATTTVARLREKRRRALAKSRCNVGLFFGAGPDNLEEIVASRDEEAVAGLKIFMADSTGDLLVYRTEDLERIFEVYEGRISVHAEDERRMRERKALFAGHEEPSVHSEIRDAETAARAVAQAGDLARHYGRRLHVLHVSTRAELAALREAQEGALTEGRGARITGEVCPHHLFLDVHDYELWGTRVQMNPPLRQVEDREAMWEALEHGEIAMIATDHAPHTPEEKAHPYGQAPSGVPGVELSLPLMLDAAFRGLCRYEDVVRWMCEGPAAVHGILDRGRVEAGAYADLVLIDPRMMRRVYDHDQRTRCGWSPYAGRDLTGWPVMTWVNGEVVFRRQDRGAGDVVSKGGQGMGLSFEA from the coding sequence ATGACGCGCTGGGTGATTCGAGACGTGATGGTTTTTGGTGATGGCGAGCGTCGAGAGGCCGATGTGCTGATCGATGGCGAGCGTATTGCCCGGGTGGGGGATGTGGGGGATGTGGGTGCGGCCGAGGAGGTTGGCGGGCAGGGGTTGTGGTTGTGGCCGGGGGTGATCGACGCCCATGTTCATTTTCGTGAGCCGGGGCCCACGCATAAAGAGGACTGGGAGAGCGGGAGCGCGGCGGCGGTCAGCGGTGGGGTGACCAGCGTGATCGAGATGCCCAACACCAGGCCGGCAACGACCACGGTGGCCCGGCTTCGTGAGAAGCGGAGGCGGGCGCTGGCGAAGTCCCGCTGCAATGTGGGGCTCTTCTTTGGGGCAGGGCCGGATAATCTGGAGGAGATCGTGGCCTCGCGCGACGAAGAGGCGGTGGCCGGGTTAAAGATCTTTATGGCCGATTCCACCGGAGATCTGCTGGTGTATCGCACCGAAGACCTGGAGCGGATCTTTGAGGTGTACGAGGGGCGGATCAGCGTGCATGCCGAGGATGAGCGTCGGATGCGGGAGCGCAAGGCGCTCTTTGCCGGGCACGAAGAGCCGAGCGTGCACTCGGAGATTCGCGACGCCGAGACGGCCGCGCGGGCGGTGGCGCAGGCCGGCGATCTGGCACGTCACTACGGCAGGCGTCTTCATGTGCTTCATGTGTCGACGCGCGCGGAGCTCGCTGCGCTGCGGGAAGCCCAGGAGGGCGCACTGACCGAGGGGCGTGGCGCCCGGATCACCGGCGAAGTCTGCCCGCACCATCTGTTTCTGGATGTGCACGATTACGAGCTGTGGGGCACACGCGTGCAGATGAATCCGCCTCTTCGTCAGGTCGAGGATCGTGAGGCGATGTGGGAGGCCCTTGAGCATGGGGAGATCGCCATGATTGCCACCGACCATGCGCCGCATACGCCCGAAGAGAAGGCTCATCCCTACGGGCAGGCGCCCAGCGGGGTGCCGGGGGTGGAGTTGAGCCTGCCGCTGATGCTGGATGCCGCATTTCGAGGGTTGTGCCGTTATGAAGATGTGGTGCGGTGGATGTGCGAGGGGCCGGCGGCGGTGCACGGCATCCTCGATCGGGGGCGAGTGGAGGCGGGGGCCTATGCCGATCTGGTGCTCATCGACCCGCGGATGATGCGACGGGTGTACGATCATGATCAGCGTACGCGTTGCGGGTGGAGTCCTTATGCCGGGCGCGATCTGACAGGGTGGCCGGTGATGACCTGGGTGAATGGCGAGGTGGTGTTCCGGCGTCAGGACCGTGGTGCCGGTGATGTTGTGAGCAAGGGAGGGCAGGGGATGGGGCTGTCGTTCGAAGCGTAG